From a single Paenibacillus sp. FSL R5-0345 genomic region:
- a CDS encoding sugar kinase, giving the protein MPKRIGAFGEVMMRLQVPGVQLLSQGNSLNYSFSGTGVNVSSALARFGHEGALVSRLPNTSLGEAAAAHLRKLGISSNFVMRGGEYLGLYFLENGFGARPSKVTYSNRLESSFNTAPEETYHYEEIARSLDVIHFCGITLAMNESVRHHMKSLARAVKQQGGTVIFDCNYRPSLWGAEGYSLAKPHYEEMLQLADIVMMNEKDAIHILGMSTAQAEREEQLLELIPVVAKQYDISVIAGTHRSIHGDNSHSLRGFLYKNQSFFFSDTLRFLVYDRIGAGDAYTSGIVHGELTGFTPEQTVQFAATASMLAHTVEGDTPMASEADVLRAMTLSVGDVER; this is encoded by the coding sequence ATGCCTAAACGAATCGGGGCATTCGGAGAAGTGATGATGCGTCTGCAGGTGCCGGGAGTTCAGCTGCTATCACAAGGAAACAGCTTAAACTATTCATTCTCTGGCACCGGGGTTAATGTCAGCTCTGCACTGGCACGCTTCGGGCATGAAGGTGCTTTGGTTTCCCGTTTGCCGAATACTTCTTTGGGGGAAGCCGCTGCGGCGCATTTGCGTAAGCTGGGGATTTCTTCAAACTTCGTTATGCGAGGAGGAGAATATCTAGGCTTGTATTTCTTGGAGAATGGATTTGGTGCACGTCCAAGCAAGGTGACTTACAGCAATCGTCTGGAGAGCAGCTTCAACACGGCTCCTGAGGAAACATATCATTATGAAGAGATTGCTCGAAGTCTCGATGTGATCCATTTCTGCGGCATTACGCTGGCTATGAACGAAAGTGTGCGTCATCACATGAAATCTTTAGCTAGAGCGGTCAAGCAGCAGGGTGGAACAGTGATCTTTGATTGCAACTATCGTCCGTCCTTGTGGGGAGCGGAAGGATATTCACTAGCGAAGCCGCATTACGAGGAGATGCTGCAGCTGGCCGATATCGTAATGATGAATGAGAAGGACGCGATCCATATCTTAGGGATGAGTACTGCACAAGCTGAACGTGAAGAGCAATTGCTCGAACTTATTCCGGTAGTTGCGAAGCAGTACGATATCTCGGTGATCGCTGGCACCCATCGCAGTATTCATGGCGACAACTCACATTCACTGCGTGGTTTTCTTTATAAGAATCAGAGCTTCTTCTTTTCGGATACGCTGAGATTTCTCGTCTATGATAGAATAGGGGCTGGAGATGCCTATACGAGCGGAATTGTGCATGGCGAGCTAACAGGATTTACACCTGAGCAGACCGTACAGTTTGCCGCTACCGCTAGTATGCTAGCTCATACTGTCGAGGGCGACACTCCCATGGCTTCAGAAGCGGATGTCCTTCGAGCTATGACTCTATCCGTAGGCGATGTAGAAAGGTAG
- a CDS encoding YhcH/YjgK/YiaL family protein codes for MILGSLSSWEEHSRYENSVIVEAIEELKVILQHEPDLGRIEIRGNEIYVSIMALEAKSLEEQVAEKHESYIDVHYLIEGEETIGWSPLQEEIEATKPYDADADYALYPPSTEEILLTLKPGMFAVFFPHDVHRPGMGQSGMKIKKAVIKIHVGLLIS; via the coding sequence ATGATCTTAGGTTCATTGTCATCTTGGGAAGAGCATAGCAGATATGAGAATTCAGTCATTGTAGAGGCTATTGAGGAATTGAAAGTCATCTTACAACACGAACCGGATCTCGGGCGAATCGAGATCCGCGGGAACGAGATCTATGTTTCGATTATGGCGCTAGAGGCGAAGTCGCTAGAGGAACAGGTTGCTGAAAAGCATGAGTCTTACATTGATGTGCATTATCTGATCGAGGGTGAAGAAACGATCGGCTGGTCACCGCTGCAAGAAGAGATCGAGGCTACTAAGCCTTACGATGCCGATGCAGATTATGCGCTTTATCCTCCCTCAACTGAAGAAATTTTGTTAACTTTGAAGCCGGGTATGTTCGCTGTCTTTTTCCCGCATGATGTACACAGACCTGGGATGGGTCAGTCGGGTATGAAGATTAAGAAGGCTGTTATTAAGATACATGTAGGGTTATTAATTTCATAG
- a CDS encoding DgaE family pyridoxal phosphate-dependent ammonia lyase, protein MGNSLNAKYGLKRVINASGRMSILGVSAPTDTVMNAMKQGGQNYVEIADLVDKAGDYTARILGAEAAIIVNSASSGIALSVAALVTQGNRRRSERLHQEVIPRNEIIILKGHNVQYGAPVETMVYLGGGKLIEVGYANEGRAEHIEDAIGEQTAAILYVKSHHAVQKNMLSVEEAWEIAKRKGVQLIVDAAAEEDLCKYVKCSDLAIYSGSKAIEGPTSGIIAGKRSYVEWVKVQLYGIGRSMKVGKETTFGLLQALEEYMVKEDRSDIEQASLQALMVLNDLPGIRVTIVQDEAGRAIYRGRVQVDPQQAGITAKELVEGLQQGEIAIYTRDYGVKQGYFDIDPRPLLGDDLLVIVDSIRKLIGGQ, encoded by the coding sequence GTGGGGAATTCATTAAATGCGAAATACGGGCTTAAACGCGTAATTAATGCTAGCGGTCGAATGAGCATTCTGGGGGTGTCGGCTCCTACTGATACTGTGATGAATGCGATGAAGCAAGGTGGACAGAATTACGTAGAAATAGCGGATTTGGTAGATAAAGCCGGAGATTACACGGCGCGTATTCTCGGTGCTGAAGCAGCGATTATCGTCAACTCAGCCTCCAGTGGTATTGCGTTGTCCGTTGCGGCGCTAGTGACCCAAGGTAACCGCCGCCGCAGTGAACGTCTGCACCAAGAGGTCATTCCGCGCAATGAAATCATCATTCTAAAGGGTCATAATGTACAGTACGGAGCTCCGGTGGAAACGATGGTCTATCTAGGTGGAGGTAAACTAATTGAGGTAGGCTATGCGAATGAAGGCCGGGCTGAACATATAGAGGACGCTATTGGTGAGCAGACTGCTGCTATTCTGTATGTGAAGTCCCACCATGCGGTGCAGAAAAATATGTTGTCTGTTGAAGAAGCATGGGAGATCGCCAAGCGTAAAGGGGTGCAGCTAATCGTTGATGCTGCAGCGGAAGAAGACCTCTGTAAATATGTGAAATGCTCTGACCTGGCGATTTATAGTGGGTCCAAGGCCATTGAAGGGCCTACTTCCGGAATCATTGCCGGTAAACGTAGTTATGTGGAATGGGTTAAGGTCCAATTGTATGGAATAGGACGCAGTATGAAAGTGGGTAAAGAAACAACCTTTGGTCTGCTGCAAGCTTTGGAGGAATACATGGTGAAGGAAGACAGAAGTGACATCGAGCAAGCGTCTTTGCAGGCACTGATGGTGCTGAATGATCTTCCTGGTATTCGTGTAACCATTGTGCAGGATGAGGCGGGACGTGCCATCTATCGCGGCCGAGTTCAGGTGGATCCACAGCAGGCCGGTATTACGGCGAAGGAATTGGTAGAGGGGTTGCAGCAAGGCGAGATTGCGATCTATACCCGCGACTATGGAGTGAAGCAGGGATATTTCGATATTGACCCACGGCCGCTTCTGGGGGATGATCTGCTCGTGATTGTAGACAGTATTCGTAAATTAATAGGGGGACAATAA
- a CDS encoding MurR/RpiR family transcriptional regulator — translation MRTISIFTSIHSKYNNLTNTEKKVADYVLENTRSVVYMSITDLADACDVGESSIFRFCKSLSYKGYQEFKIALAHSITVENEIPQLTDQILMDDTTEAVASKVLTTNVSALNETYNLIDIKKINEAIDYMINAERVLFFGVGSSLITAMEAKIKFMRITNKTECLMDSHLQMMSAALMSERDVAVIISYSGSTKDSIEVARKAKERGAKVVSITRFEKSPLTSYSDLTLLCGANEGPLQGGSLSAKISQLYLLDILYVEYFKKTSEQSIINKETTAAAVSEKLL, via the coding sequence TTGCGAACAATCAGTATTTTTACTTCTATTCATTCCAAGTACAATAATTTGACGAATACGGAGAAGAAGGTAGCGGACTACGTCCTGGAGAACACGAGAAGTGTTGTCTACATGTCCATTACTGATCTTGCAGATGCGTGCGATGTAGGGGAATCAAGTATCTTTCGATTTTGCAAATCTTTAAGTTATAAAGGGTACCAAGAGTTCAAGATTGCACTAGCTCATAGTATCACTGTGGAGAATGAGATCCCGCAGCTTACGGATCAAATTCTAATGGACGACACGACTGAAGCAGTGGCTTCCAAAGTGCTGACCACAAATGTAAGTGCACTGAACGAGACCTATAATTTAATTGATATAAAGAAGATCAATGAAGCTATTGATTATATGATTAACGCTGAACGTGTATTATTCTTCGGCGTTGGCTCTTCTCTAATCACGGCAATGGAAGCCAAAATTAAATTTATGCGCATTACAAACAAAACAGAATGTTTGATGGACTCACATCTTCAGATGATGTCAGCAGCGCTAATGTCTGAGCGAGACGTCGCTGTAATCATTTCTTATTCCGGCTCAACGAAGGATAGTATTGAGGTCGCAAGAAAGGCGAAGGAACGAGGCGCTAAAGTGGTGTCCATTACGAGATTTGAAAAGTCACCTTTAACATCGTATTCGGATCTAACCTTACTATGTGGTGCTAATGAGGGCCCTCTGCAGGGCGGTTCATTATCTGCTAAGATCTCACAGCTCTATCTGCTGGATATTTTATATGTGGAATATTTCAAAAAAACTAGCGAGCAGTCCATTATCAATAAAGAAACAACTGCTGCGGCAGTTAGTGAAAAGCTCCTATAA
- a CDS encoding low temperature requirement protein A → MAEKKVTWLELFYDLLFVAAVSKASHVLLHVETGTIPLEYLSKFILIFVPIWWAWVGQSVFVNRFGQDIFSHRIFLILQLFFVLIMTASLSVDFDQHYVPFLVGYVGLRAMTAIQYLTVHKNEEDDRKSTAWYLGSRFWIGIVISSLSLFFDSWVRYAVLYAGITVDILLPLIGRKYLVKSPINTHHLLERFSLFTLILLGESVVSILAVLQSSHWTWQSILFALLTFLLIIAMWWQYFDNVEKKVDKSIETAGQTIIYGHLFIYISLSMIAASIQLLFLEQLDYIFMVFFIFGSVLLYFFSTSLVFHKYRRSQQRLGMFHLVLLLGLLGVFFAVDLLFLIPNYLIIGEMMLFFGVYAKVTT, encoded by the coding sequence ATGGCTGAGAAGAAAGTGACCTGGCTGGAACTGTTTTATGATCTACTGTTTGTAGCTGCAGTTTCAAAAGCGAGTCATGTCTTATTGCATGTAGAGACGGGTACAATTCCACTTGAATACTTATCCAAGTTTATCTTAATCTTTGTTCCGATCTGGTGGGCTTGGGTGGGGCAATCGGTTTTTGTTAACAGGTTTGGACAAGACATTTTTTCACACCGAATATTTCTGATTCTACAATTATTCTTTGTATTAATCATGACAGCTAGCTTATCGGTTGATTTTGATCAACATTATGTACCATTCTTAGTAGGTTATGTTGGTTTAAGAGCCATGACAGCCATTCAATATCTTACGGTACATAAAAATGAAGAGGACGATAGAAAGAGCACTGCCTGGTATTTGGGAAGTCGATTTTGGATTGGTATAGTAATCTCTTCTTTATCACTTTTCTTCGATTCTTGGGTTCGTTATGCAGTGCTGTATGCAGGAATTACTGTAGACATCTTGCTCCCCTTAATCGGTCGGAAATACTTGGTGAAAAGCCCTATAAACACTCATCATTTATTAGAGCGCTTCTCATTGTTCACGCTCATTCTGCTTGGTGAATCAGTGGTCAGTATACTTGCAGTGCTGCAGTCCAGCCACTGGACCTGGCAATCTATTTTATTTGCATTATTAACTTTCTTATTAATTATTGCGATGTGGTGGCAATATTTTGATAATGTTGAGAAGAAAGTGGACAAGAGTATAGAGACTGCCGGGCAGACCATAATTTATGGACATTTGTTTATTTATATCTCCTTGAGTATGATCGCTGCTTCGATCCAATTGTTATTTCTGGAACAACTGGATTATATATTTATGGTGTTTTTTATTTTTGGGTCGGTGTTGCTCTACTTCTTCTCTACTTCGTTGGTCTTCCATAAATATAGACGTTCACAGCAAAGATTAGGGATGTTCCATTTAGTGTTATTATTAGGTTTACTTGGAGTGTTTTTCGCAGTAGATTTGCTTTTCCTTATACCTAATTACCTGATCATCGGAGAGATGATGTTGTTCTTTGGTGTATATGCCAAAGTAACGACTTGA
- a CDS encoding ABC transporter permease, with product MNHSILPSPFAVYNAMFHLGAQDIALNVGYSLFRIFAGVVLALIIGLLIGLLMGRSLTWNKLLDPVVYLTYPVPKIALLPVVMLFFGLGETSKILMIMLILLFQIIISVRDGVKAIPENTYDVLTSIGASTVQKFWHVTLPGALSVILSTIRISLGTAISVLFFTEIYGTEHGMGFFIMDAWLRLDYPEMYAGIMLFSLVGFVLFLLVDFLDYKFMKWRN from the coding sequence ATGAATCATTCGATTTTGCCTAGTCCATTCGCAGTGTATAACGCTATGTTTCACTTGGGTGCACAGGATATTGCTTTGAATGTGGGGTATAGCTTGTTCAGAATTTTTGCAGGTGTAGTGCTTGCGTTAATCATTGGGCTGCTCATTGGTCTTCTGATGGGACGTTCGCTGACTTGGAATAAGCTGCTGGACCCTGTGGTTTACTTAACCTATCCTGTTCCAAAAATTGCTCTGCTTCCGGTTGTGATGTTATTCTTTGGGCTTGGTGAAACATCTAAAATTTTAATGATTATGTTGATTCTCTTGTTCCAGATTATCATTTCGGTTAGGGATGGTGTGAAGGCTATTCCTGAGAATACCTATGATGTCTTAACGAGTATAGGGGCAAGTACAGTGCAGAAATTCTGGCATGTGACACTGCCGGGTGCACTATCAGTCATTCTGAGTACGATTCGTATTTCGCTTGGAACGGCGATATCTGTCCTCTTTTTCACGGAGATTTATGGTACCGAGCATGGTATGGGCTTTTTCATCATGGATGCTTGGTTAAGACTGGATTATCCGGAAATGTATGCGGGAATTATGCTGTTCAGCTTGGTGGGGTTTGTCCTCTTCTTGCTTGTTGATTTTCTGGATTACAAGTTTATGAAGTGGCGGAATTAA
- a CDS encoding ROK family protein, with translation MRIVAVDIGGTNTKMCICDEYGNVDNFKEYATESDLGGPHVVARLLVKIAEYDDFDAIAISTAGQVNAEEGFIVYANENIPRYTGMKIKEIVTNHFHKPVMVENDVNSAALGEAHYGAAQNFNNFLCLTFGTGIGGAIVMNRQIYKGADGVAAEFGHILTHPLSDAVEGLPFYEKYASTTALVKMAQQADPECVDGKVLFDKIHNGDEALKQILDSWITEVSAGLASIIHIFNPSAIIIGGGVMEQEDLVQRVEERTKSLIMESFAGVRIVKASLGNKAGLLGASSLFAY, from the coding sequence ATGAGAATTGTAGCCGTAGATATTGGCGGTACCAACACCAAAATGTGTATTTGCGATGAGTATGGGAATGTTGATAATTTTAAAGAGTATGCAACAGAAAGTGATTTGGGCGGTCCGCATGTAGTCGCAAGATTGCTTGTGAAAATTGCAGAATATGATGATTTTGATGCCATCGCTATAAGCACGGCTGGTCAAGTCAATGCTGAAGAAGGATTTATTGTCTATGCTAACGAAAATATACCTAGATATACAGGGATGAAGATTAAGGAAATTGTAACAAATCATTTTCATAAACCTGTTATGGTAGAGAACGATGTGAATTCAGCAGCATTAGGTGAAGCTCATTATGGTGCTGCCCAGAACTTTAACAATTTCTTATGCTTGACGTTTGGCACGGGCATCGGCGGTGCAATTGTAATGAACCGCCAAATCTATAAAGGAGCAGATGGAGTGGCGGCCGAATTTGGCCATATCCTTACACATCCATTGTCAGATGCGGTGGAGGGACTGCCTTTTTATGAAAAGTATGCTTCAACCACCGCTTTAGTCAAGATGGCTCAGCAGGCAGATCCCGAATGTGTAGACGGGAAGGTTCTTTTTGATAAAATACACAACGGGGACGAAGCTCTGAAACAGATCTTGGATTCTTGGATAACTGAGGTGTCTGCGGGCTTAGCCTCTATTATTCATATTTTTAATCCATCCGCTATAATCATTGGGGGTGGTGTTATGGAGCAAGAAGATTTAGTTCAAAGGGTAGAAGAACGGACAAAGTCTTTAATTATGGAGAGTTTTGCAGGTGTAAGAATTGTTAAGGCCTCACTTGGGAATAAGGCAGGCTTGCTAGGAGCTTCCTCTTTATTCGCATATTAA
- a CDS encoding GntR family transcriptional regulator has protein sequence MSLSRKDKPLYLQIANIIKDRILHGVYPIGLNIPSEPQLEQEFNVSKITVRGAIQELVQEGFLEKGSGKGTKVIRNTSSSKLSKWKKFTEILVDEGHQIRKQWLKAERVFNEVGSEPYRLFGEHCLRLERIYTLNDNPYVHYTHYLVNGMDDLDLLDLNAQSLYELLEERSVSLERLRDEFSVAVPPPEVEEILLLEKKCPLLKRTRYSYDELGKVTEYSIGFYNTELQNYVVNYEV, from the coding sequence TTGAGTTTGTCCCGAAAAGATAAGCCTTTATATTTGCAAATCGCAAATATTATAAAGGATCGGATTCTACACGGAGTCTATCCTATAGGATTAAATATTCCTTCCGAACCTCAGCTAGAGCAGGAATTCAATGTCAGCAAGATCACAGTACGCGGTGCCATTCAGGAGCTTGTCCAAGAAGGATTTCTGGAGAAAGGGAGCGGCAAGGGGACGAAGGTGATCCGTAATACCTCATCCTCCAAGCTGTCCAAATGGAAAAAATTCACAGAAATTCTGGTGGATGAAGGGCACCAAATTCGGAAGCAATGGCTGAAGGCGGAGCGAGTATTTAATGAGGTCGGAAGTGAACCGTACCGTTTATTCGGCGAACATTGTTTACGCTTGGAACGCATATACACTCTCAATGATAATCCATACGTTCATTACACGCATTATTTAGTAAATGGTATGGATGATTTGGATCTACTTGATTTGAATGCCCAGTCCTTGTATGAGCTGCTTGAAGAGCGGAGTGTTTCCCTTGAGAGGCTACGTGATGAATTTTCTGTTGCTGTCCCTCCGCCTGAGGTAGAGGAGATCCTACTATTGGAAAAGAAGTGTCCTTTGCTGAAACGAACACGCTATTCTTATGATGAGCTGGGTAAGGTAACTGAGTATAGTATCGGCTTCTACAATACAGAGCTACAGAATTATGTAGTGAACTATGAGGTGTAG
- a CDS encoding ABC transporter ATP-binding protein: MSNSKNKGLVIKGLKVEYKTGQLALGQMDLSLPEHGIYTIIGPSGSGKSTLLRAIAGLLPSYKGQILFNEESVHDKETLIGLVPQNYGLLPWKTVHDNIQIAMKISHTASTTKQERENQINQWLSSMGISDLADRYPLSLSGGQQQRVAIARAFAILPTILLLDEPFSALDAITRETLQLLFLDNWLTHPATTLFVTHDVEEAILLGQKIIVMPSNKEEMPEIIDNQLVFHMKHEDKRDSVDFFEQTKRIRKVMQEIW; this comes from the coding sequence ATGTCCAATTCAAAAAATAAGGGACTCGTCATTAAGGGTCTTAAAGTAGAGTACAAGACGGGTCAACTGGCCTTAGGACAGATGGATTTATCTTTGCCAGAGCATGGGATTTACACGATCATCGGACCCTCTGGCAGCGGGAAATCTACGTTACTACGGGCGATCGCAGGTTTGCTGCCGAGCTATAAGGGGCAAATACTTTTTAATGAAGAATCCGTGCATGATAAAGAAACTCTGATCGGTCTGGTACCACAAAACTATGGGCTTCTCCCATGGAAGACTGTACATGATAATATTCAAATCGCAATGAAAATCTCGCATACTGCGAGCACCACCAAGCAAGAACGGGAGAACCAGATTAATCAGTGGCTTTCATCAATGGGAATCTCTGATTTAGCTGATCGTTATCCTCTATCTCTCAGTGGGGGACAGCAGCAAAGAGTGGCAATCGCTAGAGCATTCGCTATTTTGCCCACCATTTTGCTGCTGGACGAGCCATTCTCCGCACTGGATGCGATTACGCGGGAAACGCTGCAGCTTCTCTTTTTGGATAACTGGTTGACGCATCCCGCGACTACCCTATTTGTTACCCATGATGTGGAAGAAGCTATTCTGCTGGGACAGAAAATTATTGTCATGCCATCTAACAAAGAAGAAATGCCGGAAATTATCGATAATCAATTGGTGTTTCATATGAAGCATGAGGATAAGCGGGACAGTGTAGATTTCTTTGAGCAGACTAAGCGAATCAGAAAGGTAATGCAGGAGATATGGTGA
- a CDS encoding amidohydrolase/deacetylase family metallohydrolase, producing the protein MDERYVLRQVKRVSGEEIDIVIENGRIAEITPAGEGRGGQMWEGSGAYVSSGWIDMHVHAFREFDPYGDEIDEIGVRQGVTTLVDAGSCGADRIGDLVQDASLAKTNVLAFLNISRIGLLRIDELSNLEWIDKEKVLESIRTYGKMIVGLKARISKSVVGPSGIEPLHIARSLSLETGLPLMVHIGSAPPDIREVMPLLQQKDIVTHYLNGKENNLFAADGQPLQVLTEAIERGVHLDVGHGTASFSFKVAEAAKRNGIGLNTISTDIYRVNRMKGPVFSMSNVLSKFLCLGYALDEIMAAVTSNAAEWLGRPELGRIQVGDPANLTLFTLQHEPTVLIDSEGEERVADKVIHAKGVVIGGEFIKCEIRA; encoded by the coding sequence ATGGATGAAAGATACGTGCTCCGTCAGGTGAAACGAGTTAGCGGAGAAGAGATCGACATTGTAATCGAGAATGGAAGAATCGCTGAGATCACTCCGGCAGGTGAGGGTCGTGGGGGGCAGATGTGGGAAGGCTCAGGTGCATACGTATCCAGTGGTTGGATTGATATGCATGTGCATGCTTTTCGCGAATTTGATCCGTATGGCGATGAGATTGATGAGATCGGTGTCCGGCAAGGGGTGACAACTCTAGTAGATGCCGGTAGCTGTGGGGCGGATCGGATAGGTGATCTGGTTCAGGACGCATCTCTAGCTAAGACGAATGTGCTGGCGTTCTTGAATATCTCGCGGATTGGACTACTAAGAATTGATGAGTTATCCAACTTGGAATGGATTGATAAGGAGAAGGTTTTGGAGTCTATCCGAACTTACGGGAAGATGATCGTAGGATTAAAGGCTAGGATCAGCAAGAGCGTTGTCGGGCCTAGCGGAATTGAGCCGCTGCATATTGCACGAAGCCTATCATTGGAGACAGGGCTGCCCTTAATGGTACATATCGGTTCAGCACCGCCAGATATCAGAGAGGTTATGCCTCTTTTGCAGCAAAAGGATATTGTTACCCATTATCTCAACGGAAAAGAGAATAATTTGTTTGCTGCAGACGGTCAGCCGCTTCAAGTACTGACTGAGGCTATCGAACGAGGAGTTCATCTAGATGTGGGGCATGGAACAGCAAGTTTCTCTTTTAAGGTAGCTGAGGCTGCTAAACGTAACGGCATAGGACTGAATACGATTAGCACGGATATCTATCGAGTGAACCGGATGAAGGGACCTGTCTTTAGCATGTCTAATGTACTTTCCAAGTTTCTATGTTTGGGCTATGCTCTGGATGAGATTATGGCAGCGGTTACTTCAAATGCGGCAGAATGGCTGGGCAGACCGGAGCTAGGCCGAATACAGGTAGGTGATCCTGCTAACCTGACCCTGTTCACCTTGCAGCATGAACCTACTGTGCTTATTGATTCTGAAGGGGAAGAAAGAGTGGCGGATAAAGTAATTCACGCAAAAGGAGTGGTTATAGGTGGGGAATTCATTAAATGCGAAATACGGGCTTAA
- the dagF gene encoding 2-dehydro-3-deoxy-phosphogluconate aldolase, with product MTTISQRFYKGRTALNVLAKDIANAKAIYEAAEGYVLVGVLSKDYKTAEEAVTAMKQYGQEIEDAVSIGLGAGDNRQAAIVAEIAKHYPGSHINQVFPVVGATRANLGGKDSWINSMIAPSGHAGYVNISTGPFSAAQSEAAIVPIASAIALVRDMGGNALKYFPMEGLSREEEYRSVAKACAEAGFALEPTGGIDMDNFEAILEIALEAGVPQVIPHVYSSIIDKESGQTRIQDVRDLLGIMKRLTDKYA from the coding sequence ATGACGACGATTTCACAACGTTTTTATAAGGGCCGCACCGCATTAAATGTACTCGCAAAAGATATCGCTAATGCTAAAGCGATTTATGAAGCGGCGGAAGGATATGTGCTGGTCGGTGTGCTCTCTAAGGATTATAAGACGGCAGAAGAAGCCGTAACAGCCATGAAGCAGTATGGTCAAGAGATTGAAGATGCGGTATCGATTGGCTTAGGTGCAGGAGATAATCGCCAAGCGGCAATTGTAGCCGAGATTGCTAAGCATTATCCGGGGAGTCATATTAACCAGGTGTTCCCGGTGGTTGGAGCTACGCGCGCTAATCTTGGCGGGAAGGACAGCTGGATCAACAGCATGATCGCCCCTTCCGGTCACGCTGGTTATGTGAATATTTCTACAGGACCTTTCAGCGCTGCGCAGAGTGAAGCGGCGATTGTACCTATAGCATCAGCAATAGCGCTAGTTCGTGATATGGGTGGTAATGCACTGAAGTATTTCCCGATGGAGGGTTTAAGCCGTGAAGAGGAATACCGCTCTGTCGCTAAGGCCTGTGCTGAGGCAGGGTTTGCACTCGAACCTACCGGTGGGATTGATATGGACAATTTCGAGGCAATATTGGAAATTGCGCTTGAAGCAGGGGTGCCACAAGTGATTCCGCATGTCTACTCATCCATTATCGATAAAGAATCGGGCCAGACCCGGATCCAGGATGTACGTGATTTACTTGGAATTATGAAAAGGCTGACAGATAAATATGCCTAA
- a CDS encoding ABC transporter substrate-binding protein has product MKKKSLKKMLMLSMMVVVIAVLAVGCGSKNNTNTTSTEGNAAEASKEPVTLSLGLLPSIDAIPFVIAHEQGFDKKHGVNLDIQTFKSAKDRDVAFQAGKLEGISADLVAISIYNEAGLDVKITSTTFGEFDLLTGNDAIQDVKDLKGKTVILSKNTSTQYTVAMMLKQAGLTEDDITVTEVPQIPTRLELLKNNKADAAILPEPFVTMGKTSGLRVLSSTHTAGVNPFVLAFPQNAIDAKADAIRNMYAAYDEAVAYMKSHDQSEYIDLVIKEVGYPETLKDEIKVPDYVPANQVDVKEVEAAFAWAREKGLLSKNISAEDVISDVQFKK; this is encoded by the coding sequence ATGAAGAAAAAATCTTTAAAAAAGATGTTGATGTTGTCGATGATGGTCGTTGTCATTGCTGTACTTGCAGTAGGTTGTGGTTCAAAGAATAACACGAATACAACATCGACAGAGGGAAACGCAGCAGAGGCTTCAAAAGAACCTGTTACTTTGTCGCTTGGCTTACTGCCTTCTATTGATGCTATTCCTTTTGTGATTGCTCATGAGCAAGGCTTTGATAAGAAACATGGAGTGAACCTAGACATTCAAACGTTCAAGAGTGCAAAAGATCGTGATGTCGCTTTTCAAGCTGGTAAGCTGGAGGGGATCAGCGCTGATCTAGTTGCGATTTCTATCTACAATGAAGCTGGGCTGGATGTGAAGATCACTAGTACAACTTTTGGTGAATTCGATTTATTGACTGGGAATGACGCCATCCAAGATGTGAAGGATCTGAAAGGCAAAACCGTGATTTTGTCCAAAAATACTTCCACACAATATACGGTGGCGATGATGCTGAAACAAGCGGGTTTGACGGAGGATGATATTACGGTAACTGAGGTTCCACAAATCCCTACCCGTTTAGAATTGCTTAAGAACAATAAGGCGGATGCAGCTATTTTGCCTGAACCATTTGTAACTATGGGTAAAACCTCAGGCTTGCGCGTGCTTAGCTCCACGCATACCGCGGGAGTGAATCCATTTGTATTGGCTTTCCCACAAAATGCTATTGATGCTAAGGCAGATGCGATTCGGAATATGTATGCTGCTTATGACGAGGCTGTAGCGTATATGAAATCTCATGATCAATCCGAATATATCGATCTTGTGATCAAAGAAGTTGGCTATCCAGAAACGTTGAAAGATGAGATTAAGGTGCCTGATTATGTTCCTGCCAATCAAGTGGATGTGAAAGAAGTAGAAGCTGCATTTGCATGGGCACGGGAAAAAGGTTTGCTTAGCAAAAATATCTCGGCTGAAGATGTGATTTCTGATGTCCAATTCAAAAAATAA